A genome region from Etheostoma cragini isolate CJK2018 chromosome 4, CSU_Ecrag_1.0, whole genome shotgun sequence includes the following:
- the fezf2 gene encoding fez family zinc finger protein 2, whose amino-acid sequence MASSASLETVMSCGRTGPSAAPKSLAFSIDRIMSKGSEPRGGGEERPEGRKLLGLCSPIPCMIPLQPFSYDLQAKALMNYSELWRASFRGTFCGSAAAPCKASCGMCAKVEAGVKQPGRVVKPQVIQQAVAVPSGVGGGGGGGSLYYLNYLDSAYQQQSELLAGHWFSSPQAHASLSAHHRLLLLENAKLAGAGAEKLPTPQYPHKEHLPGQLDQIVKDSHGLSPEKSGAKTHSKVSGGSGADGKPKNFTCEVCGKVFNAHYNLTRHMPVHTGARPFVCKVCGKGFRQASTLCRHKIIHTQEKPHMNGVHCSFCFCHRPGNYKNHKLTHSGEKQYKCSICNKAFHQVYNLTFHMHTHNDKKPFTCATCGKGFCRNFDLKKHIRKLHDSVFSPATNASREPQS is encoded by the exons ATGGCAAGTTCTGCGTCCCTGGAGACGGTGATGTCCTGCGGTAGGACCGGGCCGTCCGCGGCCCCAAAGAGCCTCGCCTTCTCCATAGACCGGATCATGTCCAAGGGCTCGGAGCCGAGGGGCGGCGGAGAGGAGCGGCCGGAGGGGAGGAAGCTGCTGGGGCTCTGCTCCCCGATCCCCTGCATGATCCCGCTGCAGCCCTTCAGCTACGACCTGCAAGCCAAGGCGCTGATGAACTACTCGGAGCTGTGGAGAGCCAGCTTCCGAGGGACTTTCTGCGGCTCCGCGGCCGCTCCGTGCAAAGCCAGCTGTGGCATGTGCGCCAAGGTGGAGGCGGGCGTGAAGCAGCCGGGCCGGGTGGTGAAGCCGCAGGTGATCCAGCAGGCCGTGGCCGTGCCCAGCGGCGtcggcggcggcggcggtggAGGCTCGCTGTACTATCTCAACTACCTGGACTCTGCGTACCAGCAGCAGTCGGAGCTGCTGGCCGGACATTGGTTCTCCAGCCCGCAGGCCCACGCTTCTCTGTCGGCGCACCACAGACTCTTGCTGCTGGAGAACGCAAAGCTCGCCGGGGCGGGTGCCGAAAAGCTGCCCACGCCGCAGTACCCGCACAAGGAGCATCTGCCGGGGCAGCTGGACCAGATAGTGAAGGACAGCCACGGCCTGAGCCCCGAGAAGAGCGGCGCCAAGACGCACAGCAAAGTCAGCGGCGGCAGCGGCGCGGACGGGAAACCCAAAAACTTCACGTGTGAAGTGTGTGGAAAG GTTTTTAACGCGCATTACAACCTGACCAGACACATGCCGGTGCACACCGGGGCCCGGCCCTTCGTCTGCAAGGTGTGCGGGAAAGGCTTCCGGCAGGCCAGCACGCTGTGCAGACACAAGATCAtccacacacag GAAAAGCCTCAT ATGAATGGTGTTCAttgttccttttgtttttgtcatcgCCCAGGAAACTACAAGAACCACAAGCTGACGCACAGCGGGGAGAAGCAGTACAAGTGCTCAATCTGCAACAAGGCCTTCCACCAGGTGTACAACCTCACCTtccacatgcacacgcacaacGACAAGAAGCCCTTCACCTGCGCCACCTGTGGAAAAGGCTTCTGCCGCAACTTTGACCTGAAGAAACACATCCGGAAGCTGCACGACAGCGTCTTCTCGCCAGCCACAAACGCCTCCAGAGAGCCCCAGAGCTGA